AGATCTTCGAACGCCTTCTTCCGGTGACGCGTGCCGTCTATCACCGCGGCTCTCACATGGAAGGCACCGTGGCCCTGAAACTCGGCCTTGTCCACCGTGGTATCCTTGATCACGCCACGATCCGCGAGCCGCTGAAGAACCTTGGCGAAAAGGCCGAAGCAGAGATCTTTGCTGCCTTCGACGCCGCCGGTATTGGCCGCGTTGACCAGTTGCTGGCTGCCGAGTGACCTCTTGACGCCCCTGCGCAGGTCGCAGGGGCGCATTCCGAAGGGAGGAGGAAACCATGGAAACCCGCCGAGGCAGACTTGAACGTCTTTGAAGGCCATTGCTCTGACAGGACGAACTGACGCGCAGTAGCAACCATCAAGCAGGAGCGCCCCTGGCCGGGAGAGTGGTAGGCCACGGGGCGAGAAGGAGGAACCAATGAATGTCATGCAGCCAATGCCGGCTGAGACGGCGACTGTCGCTGATCCTCAGGCCGAAATCAGCGCTCGTCTGGAGCGCCTTCCCATCACCCGCGAGGTATTCTGGGCGCGCAATATCGTCGGCGCCGCAACGTTCTTCGACGGCTACACGGTCATCGCCATCGCTTATGCCATGCCCGTCCTCGTGCGCGAGTGGGGCCTGACCCCTTCACAGACAGGCATGATCCTGTCGATGGGCTATCTGGGGCAGTTGATCGGTGCGATCCTGTTTGGCTGGCTCGCCGAGAAGATCGGCCGGCTGAAAGTTCTCCTGTTCACCATCCTGCTCTTCGTCAGCATGGATGTCGCATGCCTGTTTGCTGCCGGGGCAGGCATGATGATGGCCTTCCGTTTCGTCCAGGGGATCGGCACCGGCGGCGAGGTCCCGGTCGCCAGCGCCTATATCAACGAGTTGATCGGATCGAAGGGGCGCGGCAAGTTCTTCCTCCTCTATGAGGTCATGTTCCTGCTGGGCCTCGTCGGCGCCGGGCTGATCGGCTACTTCTTGGTGCCGGTTTACGGCTGGAAGGCGATGTTCGTCGTCGGTCTCGTTCCCGCAATCATCATGGTTCCTCTGCGCTGGTTCCTGAAGGAATCACCGCGTTGGCTAGCTGCCAACGGCCGCTATGGCGAAGCAAACGCTATCGTCACCCGCATGGAAGAAAGTGCTCGTGCAGCCGGCAAGGAATTGCCCGAACCGAAGCTCATCCAGGCGCCGGTCCGCCGAAAGTCGGACTGGCGCGAGCTCTTCCAGGGCATTTACCTGAAGCGGACGCTTTCCATCTGGGCAATGTGGTTTACCGCCTATACGGTTGCCAACGGTACGATCACCTGGCTGCCGACCCTGTATCGACAGGTCTTCAACCTCCCGCTTCAAACCAGCATCTTTTATGGGTTCCTGACGTCGGTCGGAGGCGTGATCGCCGCCGTCATCTGCGCGCTGCTCATCGACAAAGTGGGACGCAAGCGCTGGTACACCGGTGCGCTGCTTCTCGCTCCCGTGCCGTTGCTGGCTCTCGCATGGCTCGGCGCGACCTCACCCATCCAGGTCTTGGTTCTAGCCGGCCTCGCTTATGCGATCGTCCAGACCGTCACATTCTCCCTTTACCTGTACTCGGCAGAGATCTATCCGACGCGCCTCAGGGCATTGGGAACCGGAACCGGCAGCGCCTGGCTTCGCCTGGGATCATCGGCCGGCCCGATCCTCGTCGGTACGGTGATGTCTTCCATGGGCATCCAGTATGTCTTTGCGAGCTTCGCAGCCATTCTGATCGTCGGTGCAATCATCA
The nucleotide sequence above comes from Rhizobium indicum. Encoded proteins:
- a CDS encoding MFS transporter is translated as MNVMQPMPAETATVADPQAEISARLERLPITREVFWARNIVGAATFFDGYTVIAIAYAMPVLVREWGLTPSQTGMILSMGYLGQLIGAILFGWLAEKIGRLKVLLFTILLFVSMDVACLFAAGAGMMMAFRFVQGIGTGGEVPVASAYINELIGSKGRGKFFLLYEVMFLLGLVGAGLIGYFLVPVYGWKAMFVVGLVPAIIMVPLRWFLKESPRWLAANGRYGEANAIVTRMEESARAAGKELPEPKLIQAPVRRKSDWRELFQGIYLKRTLSIWAMWFTAYTVANGTITWLPTLYRQVFNLPLQTSIFYGFLTSVGGVIAAVICALLIDKVGRKRWYTGALLLAPVPLLALAWLGATSPIQVLVLAGLAYAIVQTVTFSLYLYSAEIYPTRLRALGTGTGSAWLRLGSSAGPILVGTVMSSMGIQYVFASFAAILIVGAIITMLFAIETKDRVLEELSP